In a single window of the Streptomyces sp. NBC_00353 genome:
- a CDS encoding GNAT family N-acetyltransferase, protein MTNHGPEAFSTERLDATPLRAAHAEEMAAVLADPALHTYTGGAPEDLDTLRARYTRWESGSPDPAEHWWNWVLRVRADGRLAGWVQATVVGRRAEIAWVIGTRWQGLGYAKEAAAGLVAHLLAGGTVHTVVAHIHPDHTASAAVAAAAGLVPTDEWEDGERRWHRTDVTSGAARP, encoded by the coding sequence ATGACGAACCACGGGCCCGAGGCCTTCTCCACCGAGCGGCTCGACGCAACTCCGCTGCGAGCCGCGCACGCCGAGGAGATGGCGGCGGTCCTCGCCGACCCGGCCCTGCACACGTACACGGGCGGCGCCCCGGAGGACCTCGACACCCTCCGGGCTCGTTACACCCGCTGGGAATCCGGCTCCCCCGACCCTGCCGAACACTGGTGGAACTGGGTACTCCGGGTCCGCGCCGACGGCCGCCTGGCGGGCTGGGTCCAGGCCACGGTGGTGGGTCGGCGGGCCGAGATCGCCTGGGTGATCGGCACCCGGTGGCAGGGCCTGGGTTACGCGAAGGAGGCGGCGGCGGGGCTGGTGGCGCACCTGCTGGCCGGGGGCACGGTCCATACGGTCGTCGCGCACATCCACCCCGACCACACCGCGTCCGCGGCGGTGGCCGCGGCGGCAGGACTCGTCCCCACCGACGAGTGGGAGGACGGGGAGCGGCGGTGGCACCGCACGGACGTCACTTCCGGTGCTGCCCGGCCTTGA
- a CDS encoding cytochrome P450: MTQPPAPPAGCPVPHGPAPLSGPRFQTEPTRLYREMRRDHGAVAPVVLDGDVPAWLVLGYRELHQLTNDPVLFSRDSDLWNQWDRIPDDWPLLPMIGRKQPSILYTVGPRHTERAAMISNALEAVDPFALKRYAEDFADTLIDRFCSKGGTDIIADYAMLLPALVLAKIYGFGSDTGFALVGSINDMIDGRERALAGQQHLASSMVQLLVDKNAEPADDVATRMLADPGGFTDEEIAQDLMVMMAAGHQPTADWMGNSLRLMLTDDRFAASLSGGRHSVAEAMNEVLWEDTPTQNVAGRWASRDTHLGGRHIQAGDLLLLGIAAANGDPQVRTDGSSLTGGNNAFLSFGHGEHRCPFPAQETAEVIARTGIEVLLDRLPDLDLAVPAEQLTRRPSPWLRGLTDLPVTFTPTPALGGH, translated from the coding sequence GTGACTCAGCCCCCGGCGCCCCCCGCCGGCTGCCCCGTCCCGCACGGCCCCGCGCCGCTCTCGGGCCCCCGGTTCCAGACCGAACCGACCCGGCTGTACCGGGAGATGCGCCGCGACCACGGAGCCGTGGCGCCTGTCGTCCTCGACGGCGACGTACCCGCCTGGCTCGTCCTCGGCTACCGCGAACTGCACCAGCTGACCAACGACCCGGTGCTGTTCAGCCGCGACTCCGACCTGTGGAACCAGTGGGACCGCATTCCGGACGACTGGCCGCTGCTGCCGATGATCGGCCGCAAGCAGCCGTCGATCCTGTACACGGTCGGCCCGCGCCACACCGAGCGCGCCGCGATGATCAGCAACGCGCTGGAGGCCGTCGACCCGTTCGCGCTCAAGCGGTACGCGGAGGACTTCGCGGACACGCTCATCGACCGGTTCTGCTCCAAGGGCGGGACCGACATCATCGCCGACTACGCGATGCTGCTCCCGGCCCTCGTCCTGGCGAAGATCTACGGCTTCGGCAGCGATACCGGATTTGCGCTCGTCGGCTCGATCAACGACATGATCGACGGCCGCGAGCGGGCCCTCGCCGGGCAGCAGCACCTCGCCTCGTCCATGGTCCAGCTGCTGGTCGACAAGAACGCCGAGCCCGCCGACGACGTCGCCACCCGGATGCTCGCCGACCCCGGCGGCTTCACCGACGAGGAAATCGCCCAGGACCTGATGGTCATGATGGCCGCGGGCCACCAGCCGACCGCCGACTGGATGGGCAACTCGCTGCGGCTGATGCTCACCGACGACCGGTTCGCCGCGTCCCTGTCGGGCGGCCGGCACAGCGTCGCCGAGGCCATGAACGAGGTCCTCTGGGAAGACACCCCGACGCAGAACGTGGCGGGCCGCTGGGCGTCGCGCGACACCCACCTCGGCGGCCGTCACATCCAGGCGGGCGACCTGCTGCTGCTCGGCATCGCCGCCGCCAACGGGGATCCGCAGGTCCGCACCGACGGCTCGTCACTGACCGGCGGCAACAACGCGTTTCTCTCCTTCGGCCACGGCGAGCACCGCTGCCCGTTCCCGGCCCAGGAGACCGCCGAGGTCATCGCCCGTACCGGCATCGAGGTGCTGCTGGACCGGCTGCCGGACCTCGACCTCGCCGTCCCCGCCGAACAGCTGACCCGGCGCCCGTCCCCCTGGCTGCGGGGCCTGACGGACCTGCCCGTGACGTTCACTCCCACCCCCGCCCTTGGAGGCCATTGA
- a CDS encoding GTP-binding protein, giving the protein MDSATSDRSALQATADNGLKIVVVGGFGVGKTTMVRSVSEIRPLNTEETMTRAGEAVDRLDGVYAKSSTTVAFDFGRITLDERSVLYLFGAPGQERFWFLWDRLFSGTLGAVVLVDTRRLADSWYAIDRLEHHGTPFIVACNDFGGPLHTEQQIREALDLSDDIPLVECDARDRSSSKYVLITLVEHLHALAQGKVSAPSAARPETTPEPAPQKTPEPSS; this is encoded by the coding sequence TTGGACTCCGCAACCTCTGACCGTTCCGCCCTGCAGGCGACGGCCGACAACGGACTGAAGATCGTCGTCGTCGGCGGCTTCGGCGTCGGCAAGACCACCATGGTCCGATCCGTCAGCGAGATCCGTCCGCTGAACACGGAAGAGACCATGACCCGCGCGGGCGAGGCCGTCGACCGTCTCGACGGGGTGTACGCGAAATCGTCCACGACCGTCGCCTTCGACTTCGGCCGGATCACGCTCGACGAACGCTCGGTGCTGTACCTGTTCGGCGCCCCCGGTCAGGAACGCTTCTGGTTCCTGTGGGACCGGCTGTTCTCGGGCACGCTCGGCGCCGTCGTCCTCGTCGACACCCGTCGGCTCGCCGACTCCTGGTACGCGATCGACCGCCTGGAGCACCACGGCACGCCGTTCATCGTGGCGTGCAACGACTTCGGCGGCCCGCTCCACACCGAACAGCAGATACGTGAGGCGCTCGACCTCTCGGACGACATACCCCTGGTGGAGTGCGACGCCCGGGACCGTTCGTCGAGCAAGTACGTACTGATCACGCTGGTCGAGCACCTCCATGCGCTCGCGCAGGGCAAGGTGTCCGCCCCGTCCGCCGCCCGTCCGGAGACCACGCCGGAGCCCGCACCGCAGAAGACCCCGGAGCCCAGCTCGTGA
- the serC gene encoding phosphoserine transaminase, producing MADIQIPADIKPSDGRFGAGPSKVRTEALDALAATGTSLLGTSHRQAPVKNLVGSVRQGVRDLFSLPEGYEVILGNGGSTAFWDIATHGLIETKSQHLNFGEFSSKFTKAAELAPWLADPSVIASDPGTHPEPQAEAGVDVYAFTHNETSTGVAMPIKRVSGADEGSLVVVDATSGAGGLPVDITETDVYYFGPQKSFAADGGLWIAVFSPAALERAARIHASGRHIPEFFSLPTAIDNSLKNQTYNTPALATLFLLNEQLTWLNTQGGLDFSVGRTATSARNLYGWAEESKYATPFVTDPAKRSQVIGTIDFADEIDASAVAKVLRANGIVDTEPYRKLGRNQLRVAMFPAIDPADVLALTACIDYVIEKL from the coding sequence GTGGCCGATATCCAGATTCCCGCTGACATCAAGCCCTCCGACGGACGCTTCGGCGCCGGTCCTTCCAAGGTGCGGACGGAGGCGCTCGACGCGCTGGCCGCCACCGGAACGTCTCTTCTCGGTACGTCCCACCGCCAGGCCCCGGTCAAGAACCTGGTCGGCTCGGTGCGTCAGGGTGTGCGCGACCTCTTCTCCCTCCCCGAGGGCTACGAGGTGATCCTGGGCAACGGCGGTTCCACCGCCTTCTGGGACATCGCGACGCACGGTCTGATCGAGACGAAGTCCCAGCACCTCAACTTCGGTGAGTTCTCGTCGAAGTTCACGAAGGCCGCCGAGCTCGCCCCGTGGCTGGCCGACCCGAGCGTCATCGCCTCCGACCCGGGCACCCACCCGGAGCCGCAGGCCGAGGCGGGCGTCGACGTCTACGCGTTCACGCACAACGAGACGTCGACCGGTGTCGCCATGCCGATCAAGCGCGTCTCGGGTGCCGACGAGGGCTCCCTCGTCGTGGTGGACGCCACCTCCGGCGCCGGTGGTCTGCCGGTCGACATCACCGAGACGGACGTCTACTACTTCGGGCCGCAGAAGTCCTTCGCCGCCGACGGTGGCCTGTGGATCGCCGTGTTCTCCCCGGCGGCCCTGGAGCGCGCCGCGCGCATCCATGCCTCCGGCCGCCACATCCCGGAGTTCTTCTCGCTGCCGACGGCGATCGACAACTCCCTGAAGAACCAGACGTACAACACCCCGGCGCTCGCCACGCTGTTCCTCCTGAACGAGCAGCTGACCTGGCTGAACACCCAGGGAGGCCTGGACTTCTCGGTCGGCCGCACCGCCACGTCCGCGCGGAACCTGTACGGCTGGGCCGAGGAGTCGAAGTACGCGACCCCGTTCGTCACCGACCCGGCGAAGCGCTCGCAGGTCATCGGCACCATCGACTTCGCGGACGAGATCGACGCATCGGCGGTCGCCAAGGTGCTGCGCGCCAACGGCATCGTCGACACGGAGCCGTACCGCAAGCTGGGCCGCAACCAGCTGCGTGTCGCGATGTTCCCGGCGATCGACCCGGCGGACGTGCTGGCCCTGACGGCCTGCATCGACTACGTGATCGAGAAGCTGTAA
- a CDS encoding DUF4259 domain-containing protein, with the protein MGTWDIGHFDSDTAADFSGDLDDAPEGERAELIREALSVVVGTQDHLDSDEAVVAVAAAALVAAQCPGGEPVTTAYGPDEPLPTLPLELRGLAVQALDRVVTEPSELLELWSEGGHGEPWEEGIGRLRTVLMEAAG; encoded by the coding sequence ATGGGCACCTGGGACATCGGTCATTTCGACAGCGACACCGCAGCGGACTTCTCGGGGGACCTGGACGACGCCCCGGAGGGCGAGCGTGCCGAGCTGATCCGGGAGGCTCTTTCGGTGGTCGTCGGGACTCAGGACCACCTCGACTCCGACGAGGCCGTTGTGGCCGTGGCAGCGGCCGCCCTGGTGGCCGCGCAGTGCCCGGGCGGGGAGCCCGTGACGACTGCGTACGGGCCGGACGAGCCCCTTCCGACGCTTCCCCTGGAGCTGCGGGGCCTTGCGGTCCAGGCCCTCGACCGGGTGGTGACCGAGCCGTCCGAGCTGCTGGAGCTGTGGAGCGAGGGCGGGCACGGGGAGCCGTGGGAGGAAGGGATCGGCAGGCTCCGGACGGTCCTGATGGAGGCGGCGGGCTGA
- a CDS encoding WD40 repeat domain-containing protein, with protein MRSYLTVSGAAALLVLAGAAVTAVPATADDGAADRSFTIEDPRITESSGLAASRAHPGIYWTHNDSEDGPYIYAVDSRTGKTVATITMRGVGAPRDVEAISLGPDGNLYVGDIGDNLNGSWDHVWIYRFPEPKVLKDATVRATQFDVKYADGARNAEALMVHPKTGRVYIASKNEGGGGLYEGPARLTTGRTNVFRRVGEVPWVTDGTFSPDGKELVLRSYFSARGYAFEDGRLGADHRVDAPLQGQAESVTYTADGSALMFGSEGARSEVVRVDVAGARGNGSDSKSPSKDGGGASSAGGAGGGGSEMKGSTLVGAALLAAVGALVFMNRRRKRG; from the coding sequence ATGCGTTCGTATCTGACTGTCTCCGGCGCCGCCGCGCTGCTCGTCCTCGCCGGTGCGGCCGTGACCGCGGTCCCGGCCACGGCCGACGACGGAGCTGCCGACCGCAGCTTCACGATCGAGGACCCCCGGATCACCGAGTCCAGCGGCCTCGCCGCGAGCCGCGCCCACCCGGGCATCTACTGGACGCACAACGACAGCGAGGACGGACCGTACATCTACGCCGTCGACTCCCGGACCGGGAAGACCGTCGCGACGATCACCATGCGCGGGGTCGGCGCGCCGCGCGACGTGGAGGCGATCTCGCTCGGGCCCGACGGCAATCTGTACGTCGGCGACATCGGCGACAACCTGAACGGCAGCTGGGACCACGTCTGGATCTACCGGTTCCCCGAACCGAAGGTGCTGAAGGACGCGACGGTCCGGGCGACCCAGTTCGACGTGAAGTACGCGGACGGGGCGCGCAACGCCGAGGCGCTGATGGTCCACCCGAAGACCGGCCGGGTCTACATCGCCTCGAAGAACGAGGGCGGCGGCGGACTCTACGAAGGCCCCGCACGGCTCACCACCGGCCGGACCAATGTGTTCCGGCGGGTCGGGGAGGTGCCATGGGTGACGGACGGGACGTTCTCGCCGGACGGGAAGGAACTGGTGCTGCGGTCCTACTTCAGCGCCCGTGGCTACGCGTTCGAGGACGGACGGCTCGGTGCCGACCACCGTGTGGACGCGCCGCTGCAGGGGCAGGCCGAGTCCGTGACGTACACGGCGGACGGCTCGGCGCTGATGTTCGGCTCGGAGGGCGCGCGGAGCGAGGTGGTACGGGTGGACGTCGCAGGAGCGCGCGGAAACGGCAGCGACTCCAAGTCTCCGTCGAAGGACGGCGGCGGCGCGTCGTCCGCCGGCGGCGCGGGCGGGGGCGGCAGCGAGATGAAGGGCAGCACGCTGGTCGGAGCGGCGCTGCTCGCCGCCGTGGGCGCGCTCGTCTTCATGAACCGGCGCCGCAAGCGCGGCTGA
- a CDS encoding IS110 family transposase — translation MTAIWAGIDAGRTHHHCVVIDDTGKRLLSRRVANDEPELLKLLADVLALGDEVTWGIDLADGGAALLIDLLLNHSQHTLYIPGRAVSRASEGYRGEGKTDAKDAAIIADQARIRRDLQPLRPGDELVAEIKVLTGHRRDLADDRTRVINRLHNHLTSIFPSLDRALDLTNTGPLILLTGYQTPAAIRRTGARRLQTWLRNRKVRGAAQLAETALAAAENQHTSVTGEKPTAQLVHTLAREVMRLNEQIAETDKLIEARFREHKHAEVIASMPGIGPLLGAEFLAATGGDMTAFDSPDRLAGFAGVAPAPRDSGKISGNLHRPRRYSRRLQRVFYTSALISIRCCEESRRFYDRKRAEGKRHTQAVLALARRRVNVLWALLRDGRCYEPIPPITNAA, via the coding sequence GTGACAGCGATCTGGGCCGGCATCGACGCCGGCAGGACCCATCACCACTGCGTGGTGATCGACGACACCGGCAAACGGCTGCTGTCGCGGCGCGTGGCCAACGACGAGCCGGAACTGCTGAAGCTCCTGGCCGATGTCCTCGCCCTGGGCGATGAGGTCACCTGGGGCATCGACCTTGCCGACGGCGGCGCCGCCCTGCTGATCGATCTGCTCCTCAACCACAGCCAGCACACGCTCTACATCCCTGGCCGAGCCGTCAGCCGCGCCTCCGAGGGCTACCGGGGCGAAGGCAAGACCGACGCCAAGGACGCCGCGATCATCGCCGACCAGGCCCGGATCCGCCGGGACCTGCAGCCCTTGCGGCCCGGCGACGAACTCGTCGCCGAGATCAAGGTACTCACCGGCCATCGCCGCGACCTCGCCGACGACCGCACCCGCGTGATCAACCGGCTCCACAACCACCTCACCAGCATCTTTCCCTCTCTGGACCGGGCACTGGACCTCACCAACACCGGCCCGCTGATCCTGCTGACCGGCTACCAGACCCCGGCCGCCATCCGCAGGACCGGCGCCCGGCGACTGCAGACCTGGTTGCGCAACCGCAAGGTCCGCGGTGCTGCCCAGCTCGCAGAGACGGCCCTGGCGGCTGCCGAGAACCAACACACCAGCGTGACCGGGGAGAAGCCGACGGCCCAGCTCGTGCACACGCTCGCCAGGGAGGTAATGCGCCTCAATGAGCAGATCGCCGAGACCGACAAGCTCATCGAGGCCCGGTTTCGCGAGCACAAACACGCTGAGGTGATCGCGAGCATGCCCGGCATCGGACCCCTGCTCGGCGCCGAGTTCCTCGCCGCCACCGGCGGCGACATGACGGCCTTCGATAGCCCGGACCGCCTCGCCGGGTTCGCCGGCGTCGCCCCCGCTCCGCGTGACTCGGGCAAGATCAGCGGCAACCTGCACCGGCCCAGACGTTACAGCCGACGCCTCCAGCGCGTGTTCTATACCTCGGCGTTGATCAGCATCCGCTGCTGCGAGGAGTCCCGCCGCTTCTACGACCGCAAACGCGCCGAAGGCAAACGCCATACCCAGGCCGTCCTCGCCCTCGCCCGCCGCCGGGTCAACGTCTTGTGGGCCCTGTTGCGCGACGGACGGTGCTACGAACCCATACCCCCCATCACGAACGCCGCTTGA
- a CDS encoding ATP-binding protein — protein MRSSSRPTALALLVSAAVTGSCCLWAAVAAPASVRTPLAWGAGAAAVLLSVAVAAAVHARVTMRLLRARHAVEAERFTAETSRLVSTSAAEAQRFTAETARIKAAASAETARITEQAAAEAARLGAEVEQLTARAARSATERSAAVAACANAAGRMQALATSMLADLREMEHRHSAEDILGDLLHLDHRTAQVGRVADSIAVLTGARSGRRWAKPIVMESILRGAMGRIGGYQRVRLHSTSDVAIAGHAAEGVMHALAELLDNAANFSPPTAEVHVYVEEVPAGVVLTVEDSGLVMSDVQLRRAERAVSATDQDLAGLSGTRLGLAVVGRLARKHGLTVSFRPSARGGTGALMMLPQELITRTPVAVPAPAPVTATPPLAPAAGPEPAHDATDTAPEADAGTGTGAEPGTETGTDAEPEPATGESGLPKRTRGRTLAAAEARARTDGATATPRPRTADPKEQAARFSSFRQAVRPNSPHPEGNTR, from the coding sequence TTGCGCTCCTCATCCCGGCCGACCGCACTGGCCCTGCTGGTCTCGGCGGCCGTCACCGGCTCCTGCTGCCTGTGGGCGGCCGTCGCCGCCCCCGCCTCGGTAAGGACCCCGCTGGCCTGGGGGGCGGGCGCCGCCGCCGTGCTGCTGTCGGTCGCCGTGGCGGCCGCCGTGCACGCCCGGGTCACCATGCGCCTGCTGCGCGCGCGTCACGCGGTGGAGGCCGAGCGGTTCACCGCGGAGACCTCGCGGCTGGTGTCGACGTCCGCGGCCGAGGCCCAGCGGTTCACCGCGGAGACGGCCAGGATCAAGGCCGCCGCCTCGGCCGAGACCGCCCGGATCACCGAGCAGGCGGCCGCCGAGGCCGCCCGGCTGGGCGCCGAGGTGGAACAGCTGACCGCCCGCGCGGCCCGCAGCGCCACCGAGCGCTCCGCCGCGGTCGCCGCATGCGCCAATGCCGCGGGCCGGATGCAGGCCCTGGCCACGAGCATGCTCGCCGACCTGCGCGAGATGGAGCACCGGCACTCCGCCGAGGACATCCTCGGGGATCTGCTGCACCTGGACCACCGCACCGCCCAGGTCGGCCGGGTGGCCGACTCGATCGCCGTGCTGACCGGTGCCCGCTCCGGACGCCGCTGGGCGAAGCCGATCGTGATGGAGTCCATCCTGCGCGGCGCGATGGGCCGGATCGGCGGCTATCAGCGGGTACGTCTCCACTCGACCAGTGATGTCGCGATCGCCGGCCACGCCGCCGAGGGTGTCATGCACGCCCTCGCCGAACTCCTCGACAACGCTGCCAACTTCTCGCCGCCCACCGCGGAAGTCCATGTGTACGTCGAGGAGGTGCCGGCCGGTGTCGTGCTGACTGTCGAGGACAGCGGCCTGGTGATGAGCGATGTGCAGTTGCGGCGCGCCGAGCGCGCGGTGTCCGCGACCGACCAGGACCTGGCCGGGCTGTCCGGCACCCGGCTCGGCCTGGCCGTCGTCGGCCGGCTGGCCCGCAAGCACGGTCTGACGGTGTCGTTCCGGCCGTCCGCGCGGGGCGGCACGGGAGCATTGATGATGCTCCCGCAGGAGCTCATCACCCGGACCCCGGTGGCCGTTCCGGCACCCGCCCCGGTCACCGCGACGCCGCCCCTCGCGCCGGCCGCCGGGCCGGAACCCGCCCACGACGCGACGGACACGGCACCGGAGGCCGACGCCGGCACCGGCACCGGCGCTGAGCCCGGCACAGAGACCGGCACCGACGCCGAGCCCGAGCCCGCCACCGGCGAGAGCGGACTGCCCAAGCGCACCCGCGGTCGTACCCTCGCCGCCGCCGAGGCCCGCGCCCGGACCGACGGCGCCACCGCAACTCCCCGGCCCCGTACCGCCGACCCCAAGGAACAGGCAGCGCGCTTCAGCAGCTTCCGCCAGGCTGTACGGCCCAATTCCCCGCACCCGGAAGGCAACACCCGATGA
- a CDS encoding GDSL-type esterase/lipase family protein has product MRFMFVGDSMTIGRAGDFTWRYRMWQHLEAAFDSPYEIVGPRTELYDTVTNTPGSYAYGDPEFPAEARRHLAGWGEGWLHMAPVIADTVTATRADVLLVSLGLIDLGFYTDSEQTALNVRAFIEAARTAAPHVKAVLLPVIPNVRAESDAPFAAECDRFNELLAKAVADLDTPASPILLASRPATYDIHTDTYDGTHPGPTGEQKLAGAFADAMHQAWGLGGPYMSSPSGG; this is encoded by the coding sequence ATGCGTTTCATGTTCGTCGGCGATTCCATGACCATCGGGCGCGCCGGCGACTTCACCTGGCGCTACCGCATGTGGCAGCACCTCGAAGCGGCCTTCGACAGTCCGTACGAGATCGTCGGCCCGCGCACCGAGCTGTACGACACCGTGACGAACACCCCGGGCTCGTACGCGTACGGCGATCCGGAGTTCCCCGCCGAGGCCCGCCGCCATCTGGCGGGCTGGGGCGAGGGGTGGCTGCACATGGCCCCGGTGATCGCGGACACGGTCACCGCGACCCGCGCGGACGTGCTGCTCGTCTCGCTCGGCCTGATAGACCTCGGGTTCTACACGGACAGCGAGCAGACCGCCCTCAACGTAAGGGCGTTCATCGAGGCCGCCCGCACCGCCGCACCTCACGTCAAGGCCGTGCTCCTGCCTGTGATACCGAACGTCCGGGCCGAGTCCGATGCCCCGTTCGCCGCCGAGTGCGACCGCTTCAACGAACTGCTCGCGAAGGCCGTCGCCGATCTCGACACGCCGGCGTCCCCCATCCTGCTGGCGTCGCGCCCGGCCACCTACGACATCCACACGGACACCTACGACGGTACGCACCCCGGCCCCACGGGTGAACAGAAACTTGCCGGGGCGTTCGCCGACGCGATGCACCAGGCGTGGGGCCTGGGCGGTCCCTACATGTCGAGCCCGTCCGGCGGTTGA
- a CDS encoding DUF742 domain-containing protein codes for MTRPRPGRDDGPDRLYTLTGGRSRSDSDAFDLVTLVVSECEPSPGMQSEHVTILRMCERPTAVVEIAAGLGLPVSIVRIMLSDLLATGRISARHPRTARVADRFPDPDILEQVLVGLRNL; via the coding sequence ATGACCCGCCCCCGACCCGGCCGGGACGACGGTCCGGACCGGCTGTACACCCTCACCGGTGGCCGCAGCCGGTCCGATTCGGACGCGTTCGACCTGGTGACGCTGGTGGTCTCCGAATGCGAGCCGTCCCCCGGCATGCAGTCGGAGCACGTCACCATCCTGCGCATGTGCGAGCGCCCCACCGCGGTCGTGGAGATCGCGGCGGGCCTCGGCCTGCCGGTCAGCATCGTCCGGATCATGCTGTCCGATCTGCTGGCCACCGGCCGGATCAGCGCCCGTCACCCCCGTACCGCCCGTGTCGCGGACCGGTTCCCCGACCCCGACATCCTGGAACAGGTGCTCGTTGGACTCCGCAACCTCTGA
- a CDS encoding cytochrome P450 family protein encodes MTRIALDPFVTDLDGESARLRAAGPLAEVELPGGVHCYAVTHHAEARQLLTDSRVVKDINVWSAWQRGEIPMDWPLIGLANPGRSMLTVDGADHRRLRTLVAQALTVKRVERLRAGIEALTTASLDRLSALPRGEQIDLKAEFAYPLPMNVISELMGVDAADHPRLKELFEKFFSTQTPPEEVPQMMADLGALFTKIVDAKRESPGDDLTSALIAASEDGDHLTDEEIVNTLQLIIAAGHETTISLIVNAVVALQTHPEQRKQVLGGEVPWENVIEETLRWNTPTSHVLIRFATEDVEVGDKVLPKGEALIVSFGALGRDEAQYGPTAGDFDVTRSPNRHIAFGHGPHVCPGAALSRLEAGVALPALYERFPDLELAVPASELRNKPIVTQNDLYDLPVELG; translated from the coding sequence ATGACCCGGATCGCCCTTGACCCCTTCGTCACCGATCTCGACGGCGAGAGCGCCCGGCTGCGCGCGGCGGGTCCGCTCGCCGAGGTGGAGCTGCCGGGCGGGGTGCACTGCTACGCGGTCACCCACCACGCCGAGGCGCGGCAGCTGCTCACCGACAGCCGGGTCGTCAAGGACATCAATGTCTGGAGCGCCTGGCAGCGCGGCGAGATACCGATGGACTGGCCGCTGATCGGCCTCGCCAACCCGGGCCGTTCCATGCTGACGGTCGACGGCGCGGACCACCGCCGGCTGCGCACCCTGGTCGCGCAGGCGCTGACCGTGAAGCGGGTGGAGCGGCTGCGGGCCGGCATCGAGGCGCTGACGACGGCGAGCCTGGACCGGCTGTCGGCGCTGCCCCGGGGCGAGCAGATCGACCTGAAGGCGGAGTTCGCGTACCCGCTGCCGATGAACGTGATCAGCGAGCTGATGGGCGTGGACGCCGCCGACCACCCGCGGCTGAAGGAGCTGTTCGAGAAGTTCTTCTCGACGCAGACGCCGCCGGAGGAGGTCCCGCAGATGATGGCGGACCTCGGCGCCCTCTTCACGAAGATCGTCGACGCCAAGCGTGAGAGCCCGGGTGACGATCTGACGAGCGCCCTGATCGCGGCCTCCGAGGACGGCGACCACCTCACCGACGAGGAGATCGTCAACACCCTCCAGCTGATCATCGCGGCAGGCCACGAGACCACCATCAGCCTGATCGTGAACGCGGTCGTGGCACTCCAGACCCACCCCGAGCAGCGCAAGCAGGTGCTCGGCGGGGAGGTGCCGTGGGAGAACGTGATCGAGGAGACCCTGCGCTGGAACACCCCGACCTCGCATGTGCTGATCCGGTTCGCCACGGAGGACGTCGAAGTCGGCGACAAGGTGCTGCCGAAGGGCGAGGCGCTGATCGTCTCCTTCGGTGCGCTGGGCCGCGACGAGGCGCAGTACGGGCCGACCGCCGGTGACTTCGATGTCACCCGCTCCCCCAACCGCCACATCGCGTTCGGCCACGGCCCGCATGTGTGCCCCGGGGCGGCGCTGTCGCGGCTGGAGGCGGGGGTGGCGCTGCCCGCGCTGTACGAGCGGTTCCCGGATCTGGAACTCGCCGTCCCGGCCTCCGAGCTGCGGAACAAGCCGATCGTCACCCAGAACGACCTGTACGACCTGCCGGTCGAGCTGGGCTGA
- a CDS encoding roadblock/LC7 domain-containing protein, translated as MTATTDEKLNWLLEGLLERTPGTRHALVLSRDGLKLCRTPELSVDQADQLAAISAGIQSLSHGASVEFGDGTGGVRSAMAEFYGGVLFIVEAGAGAHLAVVASEDADVGLIGHNMSELVEQLGEHLSAPPRSTADPTATVDATADV; from the coding sequence ATGACCGCGACCACCGACGAGAAGCTCAACTGGCTGCTGGAGGGGCTCCTGGAGCGCACCCCCGGCACCCGGCATGCCCTCGTCCTCTCCAGGGACGGCCTCAAGCTGTGCCGCACCCCCGAGCTCTCCGTCGACCAGGCCGACCAGCTGGCCGCGATCTCGGCCGGCATCCAGAGCCTCTCGCACGGCGCGTCCGTCGAGTTCGGTGACGGCACCGGCGGCGTACGGTCCGCGATGGCCGAGTTCTACGGCGGCGTGCTGTTCATCGTCGAGGCGGGCGCGGGCGCCCATCTCGCGGTCGTCGCCTCCGAGGACGCCGATGTCGGCCTCATCGGGCACAACATGAGCGAGCTCGTCGAGCAGCTCGGCGAGCACCTCAGTGCCCCGCCGCGCTCCACCGCGGACCCGACTGCCACCGTCGACGCGACCGCCGACGTATGA